DNA from Homo sapiens chromosome 1, GRCh38.p14 Primary Assembly:
CAATTATCTCAAAGTCAAAAgtttaattgtttaaaaagatatacaaaatgcATGCCCAAATTTTATACTAGATTTCATAGGCATGAAATtcatcaaaactttaaaattctcttcttCAAAAGACAccgttaagaaaatgaaaaattaagccAGACACTGGGGGAAAATACTTGCAATGCatatatctaacaaaggactagtatccgtACTATATAAAGAGCTTTCACAATTcaataaatgcaattaaaaccacagtgagatatgaCTTCACAACCATGAAAATGGCTAAAATGCAAAAGTctgacaataacaagtgttagcaaaAATGTAGGGCAAGCGAACTGCCACATATGACTgttaagaatataaaatggtggctgggtgcagtggctcatgcctgtaaatcccagcactttgggaggccgaggcaggtggatcacaaggtcaggagatcgaaaccatcctggctaacacgttgaaaccccgtctctactaaaaaaaatccaaaaaaaattagccaggcatggtggtgggcacctgtagtcccagctacttgggaagctgaggcaggacaatggcatgaacctgggaggcggagcttgcagtgagctgagatcacaccactgcaatccagcctgggtaacagagtgagactccgtctaaaaaaaaaacaaaaaaagaatataaaatgatacacaTATTTTGGAAAACTGTGTAGCAGTCACACCTAGATAGCTACCcgagagaaatgaaagcatgtatTGACACACAGACttgtataggaatgctttttcataatggccctaatctggagacaacccaaatgttcaccaacagagaaatggataaacaaattgtggcatatatgagcaatagaataaaaacaataaactattggctgggcgtggtggctcacacctgtaatcccagcagtgtgggaggccaaggcaggcagatcacaaggccaagagatcgagaccagcctggctaacatggtgaaaccccgtctctactaaaaatacaaaaactagctgggcgtggtggtgcgcgcctgtagtcccagctactctcggggctgaggcaggggaattgcttgaaccagggtggcggaggttgcagtgagccgagatcgcgccactgcactccagcctgggcgacagagtgagactccctcaaaaaaaaaacaaaaacaaaaacaaaagcaataaactattgatacacacacagacatgaatgaacctcaaaacCAGCGTGGTgagcaaaagaagacagacacaaaagactCCACCATATggttccatttgtatgaaattctagaacaggcaaagctaatctatagtgacaggaAGCAGATCGGTAGTTGCCTGAGGCTAGGGGAGAAAGAGAACTGACTCCAAAGGAGTAGGGGGAAATCTTGGGGGTGATGAaattttctatatcttgattgtggtggtgggtataaatatttgtcaaaatcaCCCAATGGTACTCCAGAcatgtgtatttcattttatgtaagtTATAATTCAATAaggttgattttcatttttatttttttgacagggtattgctctgtcactcatgctggagtgcagtggcacgaacacgagtcactgcagcttccaactcctagactcaagtgatcctcctgcctcagcctcctgagtagctgggactacaggacaccacacccagctaatttttattttatttctgtagagatgggggtctcaccatgttgcccaggcttaggttgattttttttttttttgagatggagtcccactctgttgcccaggctggaggcaatggcgcaatcttggctcactgcaacctccgccttccaggttcaagcgtttctcctgtctcagcctccccattagctgggattacaggcaccctccaccatgcctggctaatttttgtatttttagtacagccggggtttcaccatgttggcctggctggtctcgaactcctgacctcaagtgatccgcccgccaaggcctcccaaagtgctgggattacaggcgtgagccaccgcgcccagttgcttaggtttatttttaaaagacaaaatacaagcccatattttgttttagattcaaCAGGCACAAAACTACTGTTTCGATGCTTAAATTTTTGGTTGCCTGTTAGTTTCTAAATGCTTACTCTTAATGCCTGTACTTAATCCTTCCTCCCCTAtagatgtggagaaatttgaaTTTCTGGCTGTGGTCcaagaccacactttgagtagcatcACCCTACTCCACTTTGCCAACTACCCGGGTTCTCCAACAGGCATTCCCACAGGCTCCCCTTCCAAACCTTACTCTAGAAAGCTGGGAGGCCAGGGACAGGGGGGTCCAGGCAGAGCCCGGGGTCACTGGGTCTTGAACACCGGCTTGCCCCGCAGCCGCAGCACTCTGTACGTGTTGAGGCCGGGCACGTCGAAGCCGGGTGACAGCCCGTGGTGATCCAAGGGGTAGAAGTTGACCAGCTGCCCGTGCTGGGCCTCGAGCGAGAGCCACGCGTCGCCGAGTGGCAGTGCGCAGGGGAACTCGTGGGCCACGTGCAGCTGGAAGACGCGGCCGTGCAGGTGGCGCAGCGCCAGGGTGCGGAACGCTGGAGGCACCAGCGCCTCCACGCGCGGCCCGAACTGGCGCAGGCGCAGCTCGCCCGCCGGCCCGGCGCGCACCTCGTAGAAGGTCAGGTTGGCGAAGGTGAAGTAGCCGGCGAAGGGGTGCGCGGTGGGCGGCGGAGCCGGGCCGGGCTCGGCCTCCCGGAGGGCGCGCTCCAGGGCGGGCAGGAGCTCATCGTAGGCCCGCGCCACCAGGTCGGGCCCGGGCGGCCGTGGCCCTGCCAGCAGCAGCACCAGGCCCAGACGCAGCGGGGGCACCAGCGAGAAGGTGGCGGCGTAGCCGTCCAGATCGCCGTCCTTGCGCACCACGCGGTAGCCCCGCTGCGCGTGGAACTCCCACGGCGTGCCCGTCTCGTTGGCGAAGTAGGCGCCCGGGCAGGCCAGCAGCGGCGCCAGCAGCGTCTTGGCCGCGTCGGGCCGCAGGAGCCGCCGGGGCCCGCCGCCCAGGAGCGCCACGGCCAGCTTGGCCAGGTCGGCGGCGGTAGAGTACATCTGGCCCGACGGCCGGTACCAGCCCAGGTCATAGAGTGGCGCCGGCCGCCCGCTGCCGTAGAAGCCCGCGGCCAGGCGCGCGCGCACGTCGGGCGTGAGGTCAAAGCCCGTGTCTGCCATCCCCAGCGGCTCCAGCACGTTCTCCGAGACCCAGCGCTGGTAGTCGCCCTGGGCGGTGTGAGCTGCCAGGACGTGGGCCAGGAGCGAGAAGGCCAGCGTGCTGTAATGGCATCTGGAAGGAGAGCAGTGGCAAGTGGGACGGGGCCCTTCCTCACCCGCCCGCGCTGTCTGAAATGCCACCAGTTTCATGGGACTGGGCGGGGCTGGGAAGGAACCTGCTCCCCTGCATCCCAGGTGGTCAGACCTGGAAGAGACTTTGGAGCACTGACTCTGACTCTCTTCTACATCTGGGAagaccaaggcccagagaggggcggGGAATTGCCCAGGGTCATACAGCAGGATGGAGGAGAGCTGAGCTCAGCGGTGCACCTGGGAAAGCTGTCACACAAATCTTATTGGTCCTTCACACTTTAGTATGATTTACCTTATCTAATGGAAAATTAAAGGCTTACACTGCTCTGGGGAAACAAAAATGATAGTGACCATGTATGAGGCAAGGTCTCACCCCTCCCTTCTTCCAGGCTGTAGCAGACACCAGTAACCAGCAAGAGGCCTCTTTTCTTTCCCAGAGCAAATACAGTTTCAGAATCTCTAAAACAGAAAGGTGCAAGGATGTGTGAAAATTCACAAATTCTCCTAGGCATTCCTGAACTCTGGGCCAACTTCCTtatttttgcagatgaggaagatTAGTTAGATGAGTTTCACAGAGATAAAGTGCACCACCCAAGGTCACATTGCCATAGTTATTTGCAGAGCTGAGAGGAGGACTCCAGCCTGAAGATGTCCAAGCATCTCCTCTCTCTGCATCTCCTGGATCATTTCTTCCTTAAGGGAAGTGGGGCCTGAGGTTCAGCATTTGGAGAAGCAGAGGGACAAATTTGGAAAAGGGTCACTGACCAGCGGCTCAGAAGGGGGCCCCTGAAGCTGGGGAGTGCCAGCTGTCCTCTGTCCAGCCCCACAGCCCCACTGCTCCCAGAGTGGGGCTTCTCTGTTCAGTGGCCACCCAGCTATCCACTCCCCATCTGGTCAGCAACCCGTTTATTTCCAACCTGGCAAAATCTGTATTCACCTTGCTTATTTGCTCACGGTGTCTCCCTCACAAGAGTGCAAACTCCACGAGGAGCAAACCGGGTGTTTATCACCTTCTGGgcaaagtaggtgctcaataaatgttaagtgggtaaatggaaaaaacattccattcaAACAGAACAGGATTCTGGGCCCAGCTCTCCCCTGTCTTGCTGGCCTCCCCTCTCTAGGTCTTGCCCTTTGCAGCTGGGGAGCAGGTCTCTCCCGGCTCTGCCAACCTAGGATgaggtgatgtgggctctttgcCAGGCAGGTGTGTCTCCCCAGGAGGCTCCTAACATGAGGCTGGGCATCAGGGTATGCTCCTCACCTGGTTCCCGGGTCCACTACCAGCACATCGTCCTTGAGCAGGTTCAGGGCCTCCTGGGTGCTGCCCTTCCACAGCAGTGAAGTGGAGCGCAGCCTTCTGGGCAGCCCTAGGGAGGAGCAGTGGTCAGACTTACCGGGCCCGGCTGAGGGTGGGATGGTGGGCCCCTGGGTGcactccctccccaccttccGTGAGTTGAGagataacaacaacaaatcagttttttaaaaaagaaaatcagcctaGCGTGGACTCCAGTCCTGCCTTCTCTTCCTGCCTGTGTGTCACTGGGCAGGTCACTGGGCCTCTCTGAGTCCCAGTCCTTCATCTGTAATATAAGGGAAATAATCCTTGTACCCAAGGGCTGATTAGATTAGATTGGATAAAATGTTTagtatggtgcctggcacatactaacTGCTCAAAAAATAATTGCTATCATCAACTATAGAAagtttggggccgggcgcggtggctcacacctgtaatcccagcactttgggaggccaaggtgggcggattgcctgaggtcggagttcaagaccacgctggccaacatggtgaaaccccatctcttctaaaaatacaaaaaaattagctggacgtcttggcatgcgcctgtaatcccagctactcaggaggttgaggcaggggaattgcttgaacctgagaggtggaggttgcagtgagctgagatcgcaccactgcactccagcctgggtgacagagtgaaactccatctcaaaaaaaaaaaaaaaaaaaagagtttggtccaggtgtggtggctcacacctgtaatcccagcactctgggaggctgaggcgggaggatcacttgaggcctggagtttgagaccagccttggcaccatagcaagaccctatgtctacaaaaaataaataattagctggactcagtggcacgtgcctatagtcctagcttcttgggaggctgaggcaggaggattgcttgagcccaggaagccaggttgcagtgggccatattcatgccactgcactccagcatgggaaacagagtgagaccctgccaaaaaaaggagaaggagaag
Protein-coding regions in this window:
- the LACTBL1 gene encoding putative beta-lactamase-like 1 translates to MKTQDGWWPNLLKVKKKWLLPAICSFFCLLSVVMTGCFLWQYHLPKLKTGSLGPEETSAPVRMCPRHPEPVPLAHPLPVLKEALEKVDQILRQAMSAPGVAAMSAVVIHNDTVLWTGNFGKKNGSDPASGAPNEYTMYRISSISKIFPVLMLYRLWEEGIVASLDDPLERYASTFTINNPLGLASAEQQGLMDGLEQVGPAPRPSPVTLRRMASQLSGLPRRLRSTSLLWKGSTQEALNLLKDDVLVVDPGTRCHYSTLAFSLLAHVLAAHTAQGDYQRWVSENVLEPLGMADTGFDLTPDVRARLAAGFYGSGRPAPLYDLGWYRPSGQMYSTAADLAKLAVALLGGGPRRLLRPDAAKTLLAPLLACPGAYFANETGTPWEFHAQRGYRVVRKDGDLDGYAATFSLVPPLRLGLVLLLAGPRPPGPDLVARAYDELLPALERALREAEPGPAPPPTAHPFAGYFTFANLTFYEVRAGPAGELRLRQFGPRVEALVPPAFRTLALRHLHGRVFQLHVAHEFPCALPLGDAWLSLEAQHGQLVNFYPLDHHGLSPGFDVPGLNTYRVLRLRGKPVFKTQ